A genomic segment from Candidatus Brocadia sinica JPN1 encodes:
- a CDS encoding diguanylate cyclase domain-containing protein, with amino-acid sequence MSNQDKTKTEPQLENEETVTAERLTHAILDQAMEAIVVCDLNGLIIRTSKTARILCGRKPLLQPFETIFPIRFKREEKNYRNFRIADVLRGKDFRDVEVSLEYSPSARPGDIKVYNLLINASPLRNSENTVIGCIITLIDITESKRIKRRKSVLYATTQALAESDTFKEAIPKILQAICESLEWDLGAFWTVDRKTNVLNCAEIWHKPSVKVPEFEALTRQITFLSGIGLPGSVYASKKPLWITNVVSDANFPRAPVAAKEGLYGAFGFPILLGNHVLSVIEFFSHEIQPPDEDLLRMMAAIGGQIGQFIERKQSEDALRRRIDFEKTVANISTRFVTLSDFNNAVFKSLADAGRLSEASRAYLFQFRDNGKIMDNTHEWCDEGVASEIQHLQNLPAAMLPWLMENLHAGKVIHIADVSKMPPEAAAEKEEFKKQGIKAILILPVYAEKELAGFVGFDNVVAIDPWHEEDIALLRIMAEIIGNAIARRQSESRITHMAYHDTLTNLPNRNLFHDRLKVAIAHAKRNGGMVAVMILDLDHFKTINDSRGHHIGDLLLKAVAERLTRCVREGDTIARTGGDEFTIILPDLVHALNTIIVASKIIDALNQPFRLEGHEIHTTTSIGISLYPLDADDKEDLVKKADIAMYLSKARGKNTYRFYKSDMNAIFKQK; translated from the coding sequence ATGAGTAACCAAGATAAAACAAAAACGGAACCACAGCTTGAGAATGAAGAAACCGTAACCGCAGAACGCCTGACACATGCAATCCTCGACCAGGCAATGGAAGCCATTGTGGTATGCGACCTAAATGGCCTGATTATTCGCACCAGTAAAACAGCCAGGATCCTTTGTGGCAGAAAGCCATTATTACAACCATTTGAAACTATCTTTCCGATTCGTTTTAAGAGGGAAGAAAAGAATTACAGGAATTTCCGGATTGCAGATGTTTTGCGTGGCAAAGACTTTCGGGATGTGGAAGTGAGTCTGGAGTATTCCCCCTCCGCTCGCCCCGGCGATATTAAAGTATATAATCTACTCATCAACGCCTCACCCCTCCGGAATTCAGAGAATACGGTGATCGGCTGCATTATCACACTGATTGACATTACCGAGTCCAAACGAATTAAACGACGTAAAAGCGTATTATATGCCACAACACAGGCATTGGCAGAGTCTGACACGTTCAAAGAAGCCATCCCAAAAATTCTTCAGGCCATCTGTGAAAGCCTGGAATGGGATTTAGGCGCGTTCTGGACCGTTGATAGAAAAACCAACGTGCTCAATTGTGCTGAAATCTGGCACAAGCCTTCAGTGAAGGTTCCGGAGTTTGAAGCGCTTACCCGGCAGATTACCTTTTTATCTGGGATCGGACTGCCAGGCAGTGTTTATGCCAGCAAGAAACCCCTCTGGATCACGAATGTCGTTTCTGATGCAAACTTTCCCCGCGCACCGGTTGCCGCTAAGGAGGGATTGTACGGGGCTTTTGGTTTTCCCATCTTGCTCGGAAACCATGTCCTGAGTGTAATTGAATTTTTTAGCCATGAGATACAACCACCGGATGAAGACTTGCTCAGGATGATGGCCGCCATAGGCGGTCAGATCGGCCAGTTCATCGAACGAAAACAATCGGAAGATGCCCTCAGGCGCAGAATAGACTTTGAAAAGACCGTTGCCAATATCTCCACAAGATTTGTTACTCTTTCGGATTTTAACAATGCCGTTTTTAAATCATTGGCCGATGCAGGCCGGCTGAGTGAAGCCAGCAGAGCATACCTCTTCCAGTTTCGTGATAACGGCAAAATTATGGACAACACCCATGAATGGTGTGACGAAGGGGTCGCATCTGAAATCCAGCATCTTCAAAATCTTCCCGCTGCGATGTTGCCCTGGCTGATGGAGAACTTGCATGCTGGCAAGGTAATTCATATTGCTGATGTTTCCAAAATGCCGCCTGAGGCTGCAGCCGAAAAAGAGGAATTTAAGAAGCAGGGTATCAAGGCAATACTAATCCTTCCGGTATATGCCGAAAAGGAATTGGCCGGGTTTGTTGGTTTTGACAATGTCGTGGCTATTGACCCATGGCATGAAGAAGATATTGCACTGCTACGCATTATGGCTGAGATTATAGGAAACGCGATTGCACGCAGGCAGTCGGAGTCCCGCATCACCCACATGGCCTATCATGATACCCTCACCAACCTACCCAACCGCAATTTATTTCATGACCGTCTGAAAGTCGCAATAGCCCATGCGAAACGTAACGGAGGGATGGTGGCTGTTATGATCCTTGATCTGGATCACTTCAAAACCATTAATGACTCACGAGGACACCACATAGGTGATTTGCTGCTAAAGGCGGTCGCCGAGCGGCTGACGCGATGTGTTCGCGAGGGTGACACGATCGCTCGCACGGGTGGCGATGAATTTACGATCATCCTCCCTGATCTGGTTCATGCCCTCAATACAATCATTGTCGCAAGTAAAATTATTGATGCATTAAACCAGCCCTTTCGGCTTGAAGGCCATGAAATCCACACCACTACGAGCATTGGAATTAGTCTCTATCCACTCGATGCGGATGACAAAGAAGATTTGGTCAAAAAGGCCGACATTGCCATGTACCTTTCCAAGGCACGCGGAAAAAATACCTATCGCTTCTACAAATCTGATATGAATGCCATCTTTAAACAGAAATAG
- a CDS encoding TIGR01212 family radical SAM protein (This family includes YhcC from E. coli K-12, an uncharacterized radical SAM protein.) → MALLSQQKPYLVRYRFYPFREYLKERFPYKVHKIPLHAGFTCPNRDGRAGVGGCTYCINESFSPNVKGHSLSIKEQVERGKVFHKKRYGAEKFIAYFQSFTNTYADVETLKDRYEEALTDKDVVGISIGTRPDCVTDIILSHIESYTKKYHVWIEYGLQSIHNKTLDRINRGHDYKIFLDAINRTKKTCINICVHVILGLPGETRDDMMETAEAVATLGIQGIKLHHLYVAKNTALAEEYFQGKVQTLDMNTYIQLAADFLERIPSDITIQRLVGDTHGNFLISPIWKASKAEITYGITRELEQRGTWQGSRYNVSVPAINHSTPFPVQNIQGQVSEESKLHTIEI, encoded by the coding sequence GTGGCTCTGTTATCTCAACAAAAGCCGTATCTGGTAAGGTATCGATTTTATCCATTCCGTGAATACCTGAAAGAACGTTTTCCTTATAAAGTGCACAAGATTCCGCTTCATGCAGGTTTTACCTGTCCGAACCGTGATGGTCGCGCCGGGGTAGGTGGTTGTACATATTGTATCAATGAAAGCTTCAGTCCAAATGTCAAAGGACATTCTCTTTCTATTAAGGAGCAAGTTGAAAGAGGCAAGGTATTCCATAAAAAGAGATATGGTGCTGAAAAATTTATTGCTTATTTCCAGTCCTTTACAAATACCTATGCAGACGTAGAAACCTTAAAGGACCGTTATGAAGAAGCACTAACAGATAAAGATGTTGTTGGAATTTCTATTGGCACGCGGCCAGACTGCGTCACGGATATTATTCTCAGCCACATCGAAAGTTATACAAAAAAATACCACGTTTGGATTGAGTATGGCCTCCAATCTATTCACAACAAGACTCTCGACCGAATTAATCGGGGACACGATTACAAGATATTTTTGGATGCCATAAATCGCACAAAAAAAACTTGCATCAATATATGTGTTCATGTTATCTTAGGTCTCCCTGGAGAAACGAGGGACGATATGATGGAAACAGCCGAGGCTGTGGCAACCCTGGGCATACAGGGTATCAAACTTCACCACTTATATGTTGCGAAAAATACGGCACTGGCCGAGGAGTATTTTCAGGGGAAGGTACAGACGCTGGATATGAATACCTATATTCAGCTTGCCGCCGATTTTCTGGAGCGTATTCCATCGGATATTACCATACAAAGACTCGTAGGTGACACGCATGGCAATTTCCTTATATCGCCAATATGGAAGGCCAGTAAGGCCGAGATCACTTACGGAATTACACGGGAATTGGAACAAAGAGGCACCTGGCAAGGTTCACGGTATAACGTGTCGGTACCTGCGATAAATCACTCGACACCATTTCCTGTCCAAAACATACAGGGACAAGTTTCCGAAGAGTCGAAATTGCATACCATAGAAATATAA
- a CDS encoding HPF/RaiA family ribosome-associated protein, which yields MILPLQITSRNLELTEAIKTNIREHAESLDKYYSRIMSCRVAVEALPNRSLYNVCIDMTVPGVELVVKLDPNSDLYIAIRDAFHDARRKLEDFARRQRGEVKRHEEPLRARISTLFQDKGYGFLTTVDGREIYFHENSVQNHKFKQLEIGMEVRFAEEMGEKGPQATYVKVI from the coding sequence ATGATATTACCGCTGCAAATTACCTCGAGAAATTTAGAACTCACTGAAGCGATCAAGACAAACATCCGTGAGCATGCAGAAAGTTTAGATAAATATTACAGCCGGATTATGAGCTGCAGGGTCGCTGTAGAGGCGCTTCCCAACAGGTCATTGTATAACGTATGTATCGATATGACCGTCCCCGGTGTGGAACTTGTAGTAAAACTTGATCCGAACTCAGACCTCTATATTGCAATAAGAGACGCCTTTCATGATGCGCGCCGTAAGCTGGAGGATTTTGCCAGAAGACAGCGCGGCGAAGTAAAACGACATGAGGAGCCACTCCGTGCCCGCATAAGTACTCTATTCCAGGACAAGGGCTACGGCTTCCTTACCACAGTGGATGGCAGGGAAATCTATTTTCACGAGAATAGCGTACAGAACCATAAATTTAAGCAACTGGAGATCGGAATGGAGGTACGTTTTGCTGAAGAAATGGGTGAAAAAGGACCACAGGCCACTTATGTCAAAGTAATTTGA
- a CDS encoding M48 family metalloprotease has translation MALQRKLLFIIFVLAVIFCANGQYSITADDTWQLDDTPSEMNDEEEIELGKQVDEYIRHHFYLENDPDLNMVVSNITQRLVTVSDRNTLPFTCTILQSFSINAFSAPGGHIYLTYGLLKFAQTEDEVAGIVGHEVAHASLHHASKLYHEVMEILSRQNNGTHSPESLLLLNSHLEEFEQDADTTGVFYASKAGFNPSGLLDFLERHLSLMIRKNMFGLAGPGSSAELINSRINHLKEYLSTLEKGKNNKE, from the coding sequence ATGGCATTACAAAGAAAGTTGTTGTTCATTATCTTTGTTCTTGCGGTTATCTTCTGTGCCAATGGGCAGTATAGCATAACTGCTGACGACACTTGGCAATTGGATGATACTCCGTCAGAAATGAACGATGAAGAAGAGATCGAGTTAGGAAAACAAGTTGATGAATATATAAGGCATCATTTTTATCTGGAAAATGATCCTGACCTCAACATGGTCGTCAGCAACATTACGCAAAGACTCGTGACGGTATCTGATAGAAATACACTTCCTTTCACCTGCACCATTCTTCAGTCATTTTCGATCAATGCATTTTCTGCCCCTGGCGGGCATATCTATCTAACTTACGGATTACTCAAATTTGCTCAAACAGAAGACGAGGTGGCTGGAATTGTCGGCCACGAAGTGGCTCATGCATCCTTGCATCACGCTTCAAAATTGTATCACGAGGTGATGGAAATCCTTTCCCGACAGAATAACGGGACTCACTCACCTGAGAGTTTGTTACTATTAAATAGCCACCTCGAAGAATTTGAACAGGATGCCGATACAACGGGTGTTTTCTATGCATCGAAAGCCGGATTTAATCCCAGCGGTCTGCTGGACTTTTTGGAAAGACATCTCAGCCTCATGATTCGCAAAAATATGTTTGGCTTGGCAGGTCCTGGCTCCTCAGCAGAACTCATTAACTCCAGAATAAATCATTTAAAAGAGTACCTTTCCACTTTAGAAAAAGGGAAAAATAATAAAGAATAA
- a CDS encoding Mut7-C RNAse domain-containing protein, whose protein sequence is MTTEPFKFIADAMLGKLARWLRIIGYDVVYESSISDDDLIARAIREHRVILTMDRKLTERESAKNSLLIKSPYYTEQLRQVINHYNIDYKSGIFTRCLLCNRPLDVVEKEKIRDRVPPYIYSTQNEFDVCRQCCRVYWSGTHRVKMLEILNKILK, encoded by the coding sequence ATGACTACGGAACCTTTCAAGTTTATTGCTGATGCCATGCTTGGCAAGCTTGCACGATGGTTGCGCATAATCGGATATGATGTTGTGTATGAATCTTCTATTTCTGATGATGACCTTATTGCAAGGGCCATTCGTGAACACCGCGTTATCTTAACGATGGATAGGAAGCTAACTGAACGTGAATCCGCAAAAAACTCCCTGCTTATCAAGAGCCCGTATTATACAGAACAGCTCAGGCAAGTTATCAACCATTACAACATCGATTATAAATCGGGTATTTTTACCCGATGTTTGCTTTGCAATAGACCGTTGGATGTTGTTGAGAAGGAAAAAATAAGAGACAGGGTGCCACCCTATATTTATTCGACACAGAATGAATTTGATGTTTGCCGGCAGTGCTGTCGCGTGTACTGGTCAGGCACACACAGGGTAAAAATGCTGGAAATACTGAATAAAATATTGAAATAA
- the ribE gene encoding 6,7-dimethyl-8-ribityllumazine synthase → MGVEFQGNLIGAGKVFGIIISRYNNFITKRLLDGAIDGLIRHGVKEEDVDIFWVPGACEIPAAALKVAQSGKYDAVICLGAILRGETPHFDYVANESAKGIAHVGLSTGIPTIYGVITTETLEQAIDRAGAKTGNKGAEAAISAIEMVNLFEQMQSGIKTIKRQ, encoded by the coding sequence ATGGGCGTTGAATTTCAGGGTAATTTAATTGGTGCGGGAAAGGTTTTTGGAATTATCATTAGCCGATACAATAATTTTATCACAAAACGTTTATTGGATGGTGCAATCGATGGACTTATTCGGCACGGTGTAAAAGAAGAGGATGTTGATATTTTTTGGGTACCCGGCGCCTGTGAGATACCAGCCGCCGCCCTTAAGGTTGCGCAAAGCGGTAAATACGATGCAGTAATTTGTTTAGGCGCAATCCTCCGTGGCGAAACACCTCATTTTGACTATGTCGCAAACGAATCTGCCAAAGGTATTGCACATGTTGGATTATCTACAGGAATTCCAACCATTTATGGTGTGATTACAACAGAGACCCTGGAACAGGCCATTGACCGTGCTGGCGCAAAGACCGGAAATAAAGGCGCAGAGGCTGCCATATCAGCCATAGAGATGGTAAATCTTTTTGAACAGATGCAATCCGGTATAAAAACAATCAAAAGGCAGTAA
- the nusB gene encoding transcription antitermination factor NusB, translating to MRNRTIARELALQSLYQLDLRGDEIINEINTFCKNSTEKEDIYQFAIALVNGCRSRIKEIDEKISSVTEHWELRRMAIIDKNILRLGVYELLYRNDIPPKVSINEAIELAKKFSTKNSGTFVNGILDKIYTQFGNGKLKDSRYTSILQNVAEIDYGNADLHVHTNYSDGTMAPEEVVDEAIRLGVSTIAITDHDTIDGVTIAYGYGKGKNIHIIPGIEFSSYLSPSEIHILGYFIDVNNNFLQKVIKQSREDRINRIYAMVEKLRKLQVDINPQEILTLAGKGSPGRMHVAEMLWKHGYCDSIVESFSKYIGDNKPGYVPKKTLTPQQAIELIRDAGGVPVLAHPGLTQRDNVIEDLVKYGLKGIEVYYPSHTPQTVEKYLKIAKKHNLAVTGGSDFHGERKIDSPIAKVMVPGDLVRKLRQKCPT from the coding sequence ATGCGCAACAGAACGATTGCCCGCGAACTCGCCCTTCAATCCCTTTACCAACTTGATCTGCGCGGTGATGAAATTATCAATGAGATTAATACCTTTTGCAAAAACAGCACGGAAAAGGAGGATATCTATCAGTTTGCCATAGCACTCGTCAACGGTTGCCGGTCACGGATAAAAGAAATCGACGAAAAAATCTCCAGTGTTACAGAGCACTGGGAATTACGCCGCATGGCTATTATTGATAAAAATATCCTGCGTTTAGGGGTTTATGAATTACTGTACAGAAATGATATCCCGCCAAAGGTATCAATCAACGAGGCCATAGAACTTGCAAAAAAATTCAGCACGAAAAATTCAGGGACGTTTGTAAACGGAATTTTAGACAAAATTTATACCCAGTTTGGAAATGGGAAATTGAAAGACAGCAGGTATACTTCCATTCTCCAGAATGTGGCAGAAATAGATTACGGAAATGCAGACCTGCACGTACACACGAACTACTCCGATGGGACGATGGCGCCAGAAGAGGTTGTGGATGAGGCTATCCGACTCGGTGTTTCAACTATTGCAATTACGGACCATGACACTATTGACGGTGTTACAATAGCCTATGGTTACGGTAAGGGCAAAAATATCCATATCATACCTGGCATAGAATTCTCTTCATATCTCAGCCCATCGGAAATTCACATCCTGGGATATTTTATTGATGTGAATAACAATTTTTTACAAAAAGTAATAAAACAATCCCGCGAGGACCGCATAAACCGTATTTATGCTATGGTAGAAAAATTACGCAAGCTCCAGGTTGATATTAATCCACAGGAAATTTTGACGCTTGCCGGAAAAGGTTCCCCTGGACGTATGCATGTGGCAGAAATGCTATGGAAACACGGCTATTGTGATTCCATTGTAGAATCATTTTCAAAATATATAGGCGATAATAAGCCTGGATACGTTCCCAAAAAAACATTGACACCGCAACAGGCTATTGAGTTAATCAGAGATGCCGGGGGTGTGCCGGTTCTCGCTCATCCAGGACTAACCCAAAGAGATAATGTTATTGAAGATCTGGTAAAATACGGTCTGAAAGGGATTGAGGTATATTATCCGTCTCATACCCCACAGACAGTCGAGAAGTATCTCAAGATTGCAAAGAAACACAACCTGGCTGTAACCGGTGGCTCAGACTTCCACGGTGAACGAAAGATAGACAGTCCTATCGCTAAAGTAATGGTGCCGGGGGATCTTGTTAGGAAACTCAGGCAAAAATGTCCCACGTAA
- the ftsY gene encoding signal recognition particle-docking protein FtsY, whose translation MAQTSKKDTNTSDETRMETPEAIRKKEDMKKQSEGSSENRKNGRGKPKGSFWHRLKNFTAEAPKAVIIEGDTIRLVPISQETAVIEEFLEKETSILSEISVSVLPETIAGKDEAGSQTLAPPEEIVSVLPETAVVEEHIEEETSVSSEKLKKGLEKTRSRFWARLKNLFSFRRKIDESVLEELEDILIGADIGVKSVQKLVHELHEAWKSKTIIETSQIYDFIKDRLKESLRSLQVDINYAPTPPTVIMVVGVNGVGKTTAIAKLANTFIKDGKKVMVAAGDTFRAAAVDQLDIWSKRIGAEIVKHQTGSDPAAVAYDALEASIARGIDVVIVDTAGRLHTHENLMNELGKMKRVISKRISGAPHEVLMVLDATTGQNAISQAKMFKQAVDISGIFLAKLDGTAKGGFVLGMRNEINIPVKYIGLGEKADDIEKFDPDAFVNALFE comes from the coding sequence ATGGCACAGACTTCGAAGAAAGACACAAATACATCGGATGAAACGAGAATGGAAACACCGGAAGCCATTCGCAAAAAAGAAGACATGAAAAAGCAGTCTGAAGGATCATCTGAAAACCGGAAAAACGGCAGAGGAAAACCCAAGGGTAGTTTTTGGCACCGATTAAAAAATTTTACAGCAGAAGCGCCAAAGGCTGTCATTATAGAAGGTGATACGATACGGCTCGTTCCAATCTCACAGGAAACTGCAGTTATTGAAGAATTTCTTGAAAAAGAAACTTCTATCCTTTCAGAAATATCGGTTTCGGTCTTACCGGAAACTATTGCCGGTAAAGATGAAGCCGGAAGTCAGACCCTGGCCCCACCGGAAGAGATTGTTTCTGTTTTGCCGGAAACTGCTGTTGTTGAAGAACACATTGAAGAGGAAACTTCCGTTTCGTCAGAGAAACTCAAGAAGGGTTTAGAGAAAACGCGTAGTCGTTTCTGGGCCCGTCTGAAAAACCTCTTTTCTTTCAGGAGAAAAATCGACGAATCTGTACTTGAGGAATTGGAGGATATACTGATTGGTGCGGACATCGGTGTAAAGTCCGTCCAAAAATTAGTACACGAATTACACGAAGCATGGAAATCCAAAACAATAATTGAAACCTCACAGATATATGATTTTATAAAAGACAGACTCAAGGAAAGCCTGCGGTCTCTTCAAGTCGACATCAATTATGCCCCCACTCCCCCTACGGTTATTATGGTTGTGGGAGTAAATGGAGTTGGTAAGACCACGGCCATAGCAAAACTCGCTAACACTTTCATTAAGGATGGCAAAAAGGTCATGGTTGCAGCAGGCGATACCTTTCGGGCTGCTGCCGTTGATCAGCTGGATATTTGGAGCAAACGCATTGGGGCAGAGATTGTAAAACATCAAACCGGTTCTGACCCCGCAGCGGTAGCATACGATGCCCTGGAAGCAAGTATCGCAAGGGGCATCGATGTCGTCATTGTGGATACCGCAGGTCGTCTCCATACCCATGAAAATCTTATGAACGAACTGGGCAAGATGAAACGGGTTATTTCCAAAAGAATTTCCGGTGCTCCCCATGAGGTTCTGATGGTACTCGACGCCACAACCGGACAAAATGCCATCTCCCAGGCAAAGATGTTTAAGCAGGCTGTTGACATTTCAGGAATATTTTTGGCAAAGTTAGATGGTACGGCAAAGGGCGGTTTCGTTCTCGGCATGCGCAATGAAATAAACATTCCCGTAAAATATATCGGGTTGGGTGAAAAAGCAGATGATATAGAGAAATTTGACCCTGACGCCTTTGTGAATGCCTTGTTTGAATAG
- a CDS encoding succinate dehydrogenase iron-sulfur subunit, with translation MMRGDKVFFHILRFNPDTDKKPFFQKFEIPFIRKDLTVLEGLNYIQQRLDNSLAFRSSCREAICGSCAMHINGKYRLACNTLVSKLKSNTITIRPLAHMHIHKDLFVDMKPFWEKYEHIKPYLMPGKPLPATGEQIQRPEERVKIDTLADCILCSCCHSSCPITASHEKYLGPMAFLTADRFVSDNRDGAKEERLAIINGEHGVWRCHTVFNCQEVCPRDLNPSGSIAHLKMAIVKNKI, from the coding sequence ATGATGAGAGGCGATAAGGTTTTTTTTCATATTCTCCGTTTTAATCCAGATACTGATAAAAAGCCGTTTTTCCAGAAATTTGAAATCCCTTTTATCCGGAAAGACCTGACAGTGCTTGAGGGGCTCAATTATATCCAGCAGCGACTGGATAACTCCCTGGCCTTTCGGTCTTCTTGCAGGGAGGCTATTTGTGGTTCTTGTGCCATGCATATCAATGGAAAGTATCGCCTGGCCTGTAACACCCTGGTTTCAAAACTCAAATCAAATACCATTACGATCCGCCCGCTTGCCCACATGCACATACACAAAGACCTCTTCGTTGATATGAAACCCTTCTGGGAAAAGTACGAGCATATCAAACCATACCTGATGCCCGGAAAACCATTACCAGCAACGGGAGAACAGATACAGCGTCCGGAAGAAAGGGTGAAAATTGATACCCTGGCCGATTGCATCCTCTGCTCCTGCTGTCATTCCTCGTGTCCCATTACGGCATCACATGAAAAGTACCTTGGCCCCATGGCTTTCCTTACGGCAGACCGGTTTGTATCAGACAACCGGGATGGCGCAAAGGAGGAACGTCTGGCAATTATTAACGGTGAACATGGCGTGTGGCGTTGCCATACGGTGTTCAACTGTCAGGAGGTATGTCCCCGAGACCTGAATCCGAGTGGTTCTATTGCCCATTTGAAGATGGCAATTGTTAAAAACAAAATTTAG
- a CDS encoding TIGR00730 family Rossman fold protein translates to MVGDDPIKRICVFCGSNAGARSVYTDVAQQLGKAIVSHGMGLVYGGGSIGLMGIIADAVLKEKGQVIGVIPHALASREFAHPGLTELRMVSSMHERKAMMAELSDAFIAMSGGFGTLDEFFEILTWAQLGLHAKPIGLLNVQGYFDLLLAFINHAREDRFIQTKHHRLMITSHDPEELLSELIRRKPLYKVPQLIDWKET, encoded by the coding sequence ATGGTAGGTGATGACCCTATAAAACGCATCTGTGTGTTTTGTGGCTCCAATGCCGGCGCGCGTTCGGTGTATACAGACGTTGCTCAACAACTAGGTAAGGCCATTGTATCACATGGAATGGGGCTTGTCTATGGCGGAGGGAGTATTGGTCTGATGGGAATCATTGCAGATGCTGTTTTAAAAGAAAAGGGGCAGGTTATTGGTGTAATTCCACACGCCCTTGCTTCTAGAGAGTTTGCCCATCCTGGCCTGACAGAACTCCGAATGGTATCGAGTATGCACGAACGAAAGGCCATGATGGCGGAATTATCTGATGCCTTTATTGCAATGTCAGGTGGCTTTGGAACCCTTGATGAATTCTTCGAGATTCTTACCTGGGCACAACTGGGGCTGCACGCAAAACCAATTGGATTACTCAATGTACAAGGATATTTTGATTTATTACTGGCGTTTATAAATCATGCACGAGAAGATCGTTTTATACAAACAAAACATCACCGACTCATGATAACATCTCACGACCCCGAAGAACTCCTGTCGGAACTCATCCGCCGTAAACCCCTTTACAAGGTTCCCCAATTGATCGATTGGAAAGAGACGTAA
- a CDS encoding thioredoxin family protein has protein sequence MLKYVLPCLILFVAPLAVSLAAETKNIPPSIVWEKTLEDAITKAKTMGKPVLLDFFAPTUTGCKTLGTVTYPDAIVVDYVSKKFIPLQINVQSGSDILNKYRAFWTPTIVILDSLGTEYYRFYGFLPPDEFIPQLQFGLGFMSLQKQDYKSAGVQLKWVLDRYPKSNVAPEAQYWFGVSEYKAVHNVDALLNAWKKIKKDYPGSIWAKKVSFVKD, from the coding sequence ATGTTAAAATACGTTTTGCCATGTCTTATTTTATTCGTAGCACCCCTTGCAGTATCACTTGCCGCAGAAACCAAAAACATACCGCCGTCTATTGTATGGGAAAAAACCCTTGAAGATGCGATTACAAAGGCAAAGACAATGGGAAAGCCTGTCTTGTTAGACTTCTTTGCACCCACCTGAACAGGCTGTAAAACATTGGGTACCGTGACGTACCCTGATGCCATAGTTGTAGATTACGTCAGTAAAAAATTCATTCCTCTGCAAATCAACGTTCAAAGCGGTTCGGATATTCTCAACAAATACCGGGCATTTTGGACACCAACCATCGTTATTTTGGATTCCCTGGGAACCGAATATTATCGCTTCTATGGGTTTTTGCCTCCTGACGAATTTATACCACAATTGCAGTTCGGATTGGGCTTTATGTCACTGCAAAAACAGGATTACAAGAGTGCCGGCGTCCAACTAAAGTGGGTGTTGGATAGATATCCTAAGAGCAATGTTGCTCCGGAAGCACAATATTGGTTTGGTGTTTCGGAATATAAGGCCGTCCATAACGTGGACGCATTACTAAACGCGTGGAAGAAAATCAAGAAGGATTATCCCGGGAGTATTTGGGCAAAGAAGGTTTCTTTTGTAAAGGATTGA